From Pseudomonas sp. G.S.17, the proteins below share one genomic window:
- a CDS encoding DUF3077 domain-containing protein → MNKASSETTLEQSLLHVSDLLRCAAATAYETGDSLNGPKRDLAFSAVHLIEMARTELDRSLVSVEAR, encoded by the coding sequence ATGAACAAAGCATCATCCGAAACAACACTCGAACAATCCCTCCTCCACGTCAGCGACCTGCTGCGTTGCGCTGCGGCAACCGCCTACGAAACCGGCGACAGCCTCAACGGCCCGAAACGCGACCTGGCCTTCTCGGCCGTGCACCTGATTGAAATGGCCAGAACGGAGCTGGATCGGTCGTTGGTAAGTGTCGAAGCGCGCTAA
- the putA gene encoding trifunctional transcriptional regulator/proline dehydrogenase/L-glutamate gamma-semialdehyde dehydrogenase, whose product MATTTLGVKLDDPTRERLKAAAHSIDRTPHWLIKQAIFNYLEKLEGGATLSELNGLISKDGDDHGELPIDAAHQCFLEFAESILPQSVLRAAITSAYRRPEQEVVPMLIEQARLPVSMAEATNKLAASIAEKLRNQKSAGGRAGIVQGLLQEFSLSSQEGVALMCLAEALLRIPDKGTRDALIRDKISTGNWHPHLGNSPSLFVNAATWGLLLTGKLVATHNETGLTSSLSRIIGKSGEPMIRKGVDMAMRLMGEQFVTGETIAEALANASKFEAKGFRYSYDMLGEAALTEHDAQKYLASYEQAIHSIGKASHGRGIYEGPGISIKLSALHPRYSRAQYERVMEELYPRLLSLTLLAKQYDIGLNIDAEEADRLELSLDLLERLCFEPQLTGWNGIGFVIQAYQKRCPYVIDYVIDLARRSRHRLMIRLVKGAYWDSEIKRAQVEGLEGYPVYTRKVYTDVSYIACARKLLSVPEVIYPQFATHNAHTLSAIYHIAGQNYYPGQYEFQCLHGMGEPLYEQVVGKVSDGKLNRPCRVYAPVGTHETLLAYLVRRLLENGANTSFVNRIADQSISIQELVADPVNQIEQMATQEGGFGLPHPRIPLPRDLYGAERANSSGIDLANEHRLGSLSSALLATAHNDWKAGPMLGIPASEGVSAPVLNPSDLRDVVGHVQEASLEDVDNALQCALNAGPIWQATPPAERAAILERAADLMEAEIQPLMGLLAREAGKTFANAIAEVREAVDFLRYYAVQARNDFTNDAHRPLGPVVCISPWNFPLAIFSGQVAAALAAGNPVLAKPAEQTPLVAAQAVRILLEAGIPEGVVQLLPGRGETVGARLVGDDRVKGVMFTGSTEVARLLQRNVAGRLDSQGRPIPLIAETGGQNAMIVDSSALTEQVVIDVVSSAFDSAGQRCSALRVLCLQEDSADRVIEMLKGAMAECRLGNPERLSVDIGPVIDAEAKAGIDKHIQAMRDKGRTVYQVAIADSAEIKRGTYVMPTLIELESFDELQREIFGPVLHVVRYKRKELDQLIGQINASGYGLTLGVHTRIDETIAKVIDNVNAGNVYVNRNIVGAVVGVQPFGGEGLSGTGPKAGGPLYLYRLLSTRPVDAIEQSFVRGDALTAPDTRMREVLSKPLQALKAWAASNQQPELDALCSQFAEQSQSGITRLLSGPTGERNSYSILPREHVLCLADVESDLLTQLAAVLAVGSTAIWPDNELSKTLRTRLPKDVQARIKLVADWTKDEVIIDAVLHHGDSDQLRSVCQQVAQRAGAIVGVNGLSHGETNVALERLVIERALSVNTAAAGGNASLMTIG is encoded by the coding sequence ATGGCGACCACCACTCTGGGTGTCAAACTCGACGACCCGACCCGCGAGCGATTGAAAGCCGCCGCCCACTCCATCGACCGCACGCCGCATTGGTTGATCAAGCAGGCGATTTTCAACTATCTGGAAAAGCTCGAAGGTGGTGCAACCCTTTCTGAACTCAACGGCTTGATCAGCAAAGACGGCGACGACCATGGCGAACTGCCAATCGACGCTGCGCATCAATGCTTCCTTGAATTCGCTGAAAGCATCCTGCCCCAATCCGTGCTGCGAGCCGCGATCACCTCCGCTTATCGCCGCCCTGAGCAGGAAGTCGTACCGATGCTCATCGAGCAGGCGCGTCTGCCGGTGTCGATGGCTGAAGCAACTAACAAGCTGGCGGCTTCGATTGCTGAAAAACTGCGCAATCAGAAAAGCGCTGGCGGCCGTGCAGGCATTGTTCAAGGTCTGTTGCAGGAATTTTCCCTGTCGTCCCAGGAAGGCGTGGCGCTGATGTGCCTGGCCGAAGCGTTGCTGCGCATCCCGGACAAAGGCACCCGCGACGCGCTGATTCGCGACAAGATCAGCACCGGCAACTGGCATCCGCACCTGGGCAACAGCCCGTCGCTGTTCGTCAACGCGGCAACCTGGGGCTTGCTGCTGACTGGCAAACTGGTCGCCACTCACAATGAAACAGGCCTGACTTCCTCCCTGAGCCGCATCATCGGCAAGAGCGGCGAGCCGATGATCCGCAAAGGCGTGGACATGGCCATGCGCTTGATGGGCGAGCAGTTCGTCACCGGCGAAACCATCGCCGAAGCCCTGGCCAACGCCAGCAAGTTCGAAGCCAAAGGCTTCCGTTATTCCTACGACATGCTTGGCGAAGCGGCGCTGACCGAACACGACGCGCAGAAGTACCTGGCGTCCTACGAACAAGCCATCCACTCCATCGGCAAAGCGTCCCATGGCCGTGGGATTTATGAAGGCCCGGGCATTTCCATCAAGTTGTCGGCACTGCACCCGCGCTACAGCCGCGCGCAGTACGAGCGCGTGATGGAAGAGTTGTACCCGCGCCTGCTGTCGCTGACCCTGCTGGCCAAGCAATATGACATCGGCCTGAACATCGACGCCGAAGAAGCCGACCGCCTTGAGCTGTCGCTGGATCTGCTGGAGCGCCTGTGTTTCGAGCCGCAGCTGACCGGCTGGAACGGCATCGGCTTCGTGATCCAGGCCTATCAAAAGCGTTGCCCGTATGTGATCGACTACGTGATTGACCTGGCCCGTCGCAGCCGCCATCGCCTGATGATTCGTCTGGTGAAAGGCGCGTACTGGGACAGCGAAATCAAACGCGCCCAGGTTGAAGGCCTGGAAGGTTATCCGGTCTACACCCGCAAGGTGTACACCGACGTTTCCTACATTGCCTGTGCGCGCAAACTGCTTTCGGTGCCGGAAGTCATCTACCCGCAGTTCGCCACGCATAACGCCCATACCTTGTCGGCCATTTACCACATTGCCGGTCAGAACTATTACCCCGGCCAGTACGAATTCCAGTGCCTCCACGGCATGGGCGAGCCGCTTTACGAACAGGTTGTAGGCAAAGTCTCCGATGGCAAGCTGAACCGTCCGTGTCGCGTGTACGCTCCGGTCGGCACCCATGAAACGCTGCTGGCGTATCTGGTGCGTCGTCTGCTGGAAAACGGCGCCAACACCTCGTTCGTCAACCGCATCGCCGATCAATCCATCTCCATTCAGGAGCTTGTGGCCGATCCAGTGAACCAGATCGAGCAGATGGCGACGCAGGAAGGCGGTTTCGGCCTGCCACACCCGCGTATCCCGCTGCCGCGTGATTTGTACGGTGCAGAACGCGCCAACTCCAGCGGCATCGATCTGGCCAACGAACACCGTCTGGGTTCGCTGTCCTCGGCGTTGCTGGCCACCGCGCACAACGACTGGAAAGCCGGCCCGATGCTGGGCATCCCGGCGAGCGAAGGTGTATCGGCTCCCGTGCTGAACCCGTCCGACTTGCGCGACGTGGTCGGTCATGTGCAGGAAGCCAGCCTGGAAGATGTCGACAATGCGCTGCAATGCGCGCTGAATGCCGGCCCCATCTGGCAAGCCACGCCGCCTGCCGAACGCGCCGCGATTCTCGAGCGCGCCGCCGACTTGATGGAAGCCGAGATCCAGCCACTGATGGGCCTGCTGGCCCGTGAAGCCGGCAAGACCTTCGCCAACGCCATCGCCGAAGTACGCGAAGCCGTGGATTTCCTGCGCTACTACGCCGTGCAGGCCCGCAACGATTTCACCAATGATGCGCACCGCCCGCTGGGTCCGGTGGTTTGCATCAGCCCGTGGAACTTTCCGCTGGCGATTTTCAGCGGTCAGGTCGCCGCAGCGCTTGCCGCCGGTAACCCGGTCCTGGCCAAACCTGCCGAACAAACTCCGTTGGTGGCCGCACAAGCCGTGCGTATCCTGCTCGAAGCCGGGATTCCTGAAGGCGTCGTGCAGTTGTTGCCGGGTCGCGGCGAAACCGTCGGCGCGCGTCTGGTCGGTGATGATCGGGTCAAAGGCGTGATGTTCACCGGCTCCACCGAAGTGGCGCGGCTGCTGCAACGCAACGTCGCCGGTCGCCTGGATTCACAAGGTCGCCCGATCCCGTTGATCGCCGAAACCGGCGGCCAGAACGCGATGATCGTCGATTCCTCGGCGCTAACTGAACAAGTGGTCATCGACGTGGTGTCCTCGGCGTTCGACAGTGCCGGGCAACGCTGCTCGGCCCTGCGCGTGCTGTGCTTGCAGGAAGATTCCGCAGATCGCGTCATCGAAATGCTCAAAGGTGCCATGGCCGAATGCCGCCTTGGTAACCCGGAACGCCTGTCCGTGGACATCGGCCCGGTGATCGACGCCGAAGCCAAGGCCGGCATCGACAAACACATCCAGGCCATGCGCGACAAAGGTCGCACGGTCTATCAGGTGGCCATCGCCGACAGCGCCGAAATCAAGCGCGGCACTTACGTGATGCCAACCCTGATCGAGCTGGAAAGCTTCGACGAACTGCAACGGGAGATCTTCGGCCCGGTGCTGCACGTGGTGCGTTACAAGCGTAAAGAGCTGGATCAACTGATCGGTCAGATCAACGCTTCCGGCTACGGCCTGACCCTCGGCGTGCATACCCGCATCGACGAGACGATCGCCAAGGTCATCGACAACGTCAACGCCGGTAACGTCTACGTCAACCGCAACATCGTGGGTGCCGTGGTCGGCGTGCAGCCGTTTGGCGGCGAAGGCTTGTCCGGCACCGGTCCGAAAGCTGGCGGGCCGTTGTATCTGTATCGCCTGCTGTCGACGCGCCCGGTGGATGCCATCGAGCAATCCTTTGTGCGCGGCGACGCCCTGACGGCGCCGGATACGCGGATGCGCGAAGTCCTGAGCAAACCGCTGCAAGCCTTGAAAGCCTGGGCTGCCAGCAATCAGCAGCCGGAACTGGACGCGCTGTGCAGCCAGTTTGCCGAGCAATCGCAAAGCGGCATCACCCGTTTGCTGAGCGGCCCGACCGGCGAGCGCAACAGCTACAGCATCCTGCCTCGGGAACACGTGCTGTGCCTGGCGGACGTCGAAAGCGATTTGCTGACCCAACTGGCTGCGGTTCTGGCAGTGGGCAGCACGGCGATCTGGCCGGACAACGAGCTGAGCAAAACCCTGCGCACTCGCCTGCCCAAAGACGTGCAAGCGCGGATCAAGCTGGTTGCCGACTGGACCAAGGACGAGGTGATCATCGACGCGGTTCTGCACCACGGCGACTCCGATCAACTGCGTTCGGTTTGCCAGCAAGTGGCCCAACGCGCTGGCGCCATTGTCGGCGTCAACGGCCTGTCCCACGGCGAAACCAACGTGGCACTGGAACGTCTGGTGATCGAACGCGCATTGAGCGTCAACACCGCTGCGGCGGGTGGTAATGCGAGCTTGATGACGATTGGGTAA
- the putP gene encoding sodium/proline symporter PutP, with product MSVSNPTLITFVIYIAVMVLIGLMAYRSTNNLSDYILGGRSLGSFVTALSAGASDMSGWLLMGLPGAIYMSGLSESWIAIGLIVGAYLNWLFVAGRLRVQTEHNGDALTLPDYFTSRFEDTSGLLRIIAAVVILVFFTIYCASGIVAGARLFESTFGMSYETALWAGAAATIAYTFVGGFLAVSWTDTVQATLMLFALILTPIIVLLATGGIDATFLAIEAKDPGAFDMFKNTTFIGIISLMGWGLGYFGQPHILARFMAADSVKSIARARRLSMTWMILCLGGTVAAGFFGIAYFSAHPEVAGPVAENPERVFIELAKLLFNPWITGVLLSAILAAVMSTLSCQLLVCSSALTEDFYKAFLRKKASQTELVWVGRAMVLLIAVIAILLAANPANRVLGLVSYAWAGFGAAFGPVVLISVLWKGMTRNGALAGILVGAITVIVWKNFSIWGLYEIIPGFLFASIAIVVFSLMGKGPSVGMQTRFALAEKEFRDATR from the coding sequence ATGAGTGTCAGCAATCCCACCCTCATCACCTTCGTGATCTACATCGCGGTGATGGTATTAATTGGCCTTATGGCTTATCGCTCCACCAATAACCTCTCGGATTACATCCTCGGTGGCCGCAGCCTGGGCAGTTTCGTTACTGCACTTTCGGCTGGCGCATCGGACATGAGCGGCTGGTTGCTCATGGGCTTGCCTGGCGCCATCTACATGTCCGGCCTGTCGGAAAGCTGGATCGCCATTGGCCTGATAGTCGGGGCTTATCTGAACTGGCTGTTCGTGGCCGGTCGTCTGCGCGTGCAGACCGAACACAACGGCGACGCCTTGACCCTGCCGGACTACTTCACCAGCCGTTTCGAAGACACGAGTGGCCTGCTGCGCATCATTGCGGCGGTGGTGATTCTGGTGTTCTTCACTATCTATTGTGCTTCCGGGATTGTGGCTGGCGCGCGGTTGTTTGAAAGCACCTTCGGCATGTCCTACGAAACTGCTTTGTGGGCGGGCGCTGCGGCGACGATTGCCTACACCTTCGTGGGTGGTTTCCTGGCCGTCAGCTGGACTGACACTGTTCAGGCAACCTTGATGCTCTTCGCCTTGATCCTCACGCCGATCATCGTCTTGCTGGCCACCGGTGGCATTGATGCGACCTTCCTGGCCATCGAAGCCAAGGACCCGGGCGCGTTCGACATGTTCAAGAACACCACGTTCATCGGCATCATTTCCCTGATGGGCTGGGGTCTTGGCTACTTCGGTCAGCCGCATATCCTGGCGCGGTTCATGGCTGCCGATTCGGTGAAGTCCATCGCCCGCGCCCGTCGCCTCTCCATGACCTGGATGATCCTGTGCCTGGGTGGCACCGTAGCCGCTGGTTTCTTCGGTATCGCTTACTTCTCGGCGCATCCGGAAGTTGCCGGTCCAGTCGCTGAAAACCCGGAGCGGGTATTCATCGAACTGGCCAAGCTGCTGTTCAACCCGTGGATCACCGGTGTGCTGCTGTCGGCAATTCTTGCCGCTGTCATGAGTACGTTGAGCTGCCAGTTGCTGGTGTGCTCCAGCGCCCTGACCGAAGACTTCTATAAAGCCTTCCTGCGCAAAAAAGCTTCCCAGACCGAACTGGTATGGGTCGGCCGCGCCATGGTGCTGCTGATTGCAGTGATCGCGATTCTGCTGGCGGCCAACCCGGCAAACCGCGTGCTGGGCCTGGTGAGCTACGCCTGGGCTGGCTTCGGTGCTGCGTTTGGTCCGGTGGTGCTGATCTCGGTACTGTGGAAAGGCATGACCCGCAACGGCGCACTGGCCGGAATTCTGGTGGGTGCCATCACCGTGATCGTCTGGAAGAACTTCAGCATCTGGGGCTTGTACGAAATCATCCCCGGTTTCCTCTTCGCCAGCATCGCCATCGTCGTCTTCAGCCTGATGGGCAAAGGTCCATCGGTTGGCATGCAGACGCGTTTTGCACTGGCCGAAAAAGAGTTCCGGGATGCAACGCGTTAA
- a CDS encoding polysaccharide lyase family 7 protein: MIDLSSWNLSIPVGSPPKTIETAQLVKGYDGKYFNSGSGSIFFWAPVTGARTANAIYPRSELRETWSDGSLHNWLYPDADNYLNATLEVNQVPSSGKIVIGQIHAYNSTEPMLKVEYQYKESTGSGNIVAKVRNRFDDKKARVVQIAEGVPLNEKFKYIIHLSPGGQLSISARNMNWNTPISATWRDKPLYFKAGVYTQDHSGYSNEGGKATFYNLDIDHNKT, translated from the coding sequence CGAAACTGCGCAGCTGGTCAAAGGCTACGACGGCAAGTATTTCAACTCGGGTTCCGGCTCGATTTTCTTCTGGGCGCCGGTCACCGGAGCACGCACCGCCAACGCCATTTACCCGCGCAGCGAATTGCGCGAAACCTGGTCGGACGGCTCGCTGCATAACTGGCTATATCCCGACGCCGACAACTATTTGAACGCCACTCTGGAAGTCAATCAAGTTCCATCCTCGGGCAAAATCGTTATCGGCCAGATCCACGCCTATAACAGCACCGAGCCCATGCTGAAGGTCGAGTATCAGTACAAAGAGAGCACCGGATCGGGGAACATCGTCGCCAAGGTGCGCAACCGCTTCGACGACAAGAAAGCCCGTGTCGTCCAGATCGCCGAAGGCGTGCCGCTGAATGAGAAATTCAAATACATCATCCACCTCAGCCCCGGCGGGCAGCTGAGCATCAGCGCCAGAAACATGAACTGGAACACGCCCATCAGCGCCACCTGGCGCGACAAACCGTTGTATTTCAAAGCGGGCGTGTATACGCAGGATCATTCCGGCTATAGCAATGAAGGCGGTAAAGCGACCTTCTATAACCTGGATATTGATCACAACAAGACTTGA